TTGATATTGCTACAAGTGCTTTTCCCGCTGAAATTAAAGCAATTTTTCCACGCACGATTGATATTGGCATTGCGCATGGAACTGTTTTAGTCTTACAACATGATGAACAATATGAGGTGACAACTTTTCGAACAGAGTCAACATATCAAGATTTTCGACGTCCAGACCAGGTTGAATTTGTACGATCGTTGACAGAAGATTTGAAACGCCGCGATTTTACGATTAATGCGTTTGCCTTAAAAGATGATGGCGAAATCGTTGATCTATTTGATGGCTTAATAGATTTACAAGAACATGTTTTACGTGCAGTGGGAAATCCTCATGAGCGGTTTCATGAGGATGCATTGCGGATGATGCGGGGGTTGCGGTTTGTTAGTCAGCTTGGTTTTTCTTTTGAAAACGAAACTTTTGATGCGATTAATGAGAACCATGCTTTATTAGAAAAAATTTCTGTTGAACGTATCTATGTAGAATTTGATAAACTCTTGTTAGGAAAATTTCGGAATCAAGCTGTTCGTTTTCTAGTGGAAACAGAATGTTATTTGTATTGTCCTGGTTTACGGCATTATGGAGAAGCATTGTTGCGTTTTGCTGATTTAAAACCCTTAATTTTTACAACCTCTAAACAAGCGTGGACTGTATTGGTTGAACAGATGGGAATAGGACAAAACTTAATTCGTCCTTTTCTAAAAAAATGGAAGGCTTCTAATGAGTTGATTCAAAAAGTACAAGCACTTCACTGGGGTTTAAAAATTCGACAAGAAAAACCTTTAACAAATTGGGAAATTTATCAACTAGGCTTAAAGAATAGCTTAGCAGTAGAAGAGTTGGTGACGTTCTACAATTTGACTCCCGATCTTGAAAAAATAAAAAATCAGTATGAGGCTTTGCCAATTAAACAGTTACGCGATTTAGCAATTAATGGTAATGATTTGTTACAAAGCATTGACTTAAAACCTGGTAAGTGGCTAAAAGAAATTTTGGGGCAGCTAGAATATCAAGTAGTAACAAAAGACTTAAAAAACGATTCAAAAGTTTTGTTAGATAAAGCCCAAGAACTCCTACAAGCAGGTGATGATAAGTGATTCAAAAAAATTTCACAGTGACAAAAGATTTAACAGCAAAAAAAGTGGGGTCAGGCGGATTAGCTGTTCTAGCTACTCCTGCTGTTGTTCAGATGGTAGAAAATACGTGTTTTGAATACTTACAAGAAAAATTAGACAGCACTAAGACAACAGTGGGCGTAAAATTTGATGTTCTACACTTAAAACCTTCAAAAAATGGAGCGACTATAACGGTTGAAGCTAAACTAGAACAACGAAAAGATCGCAAAAGTGTTTTTTCATTCTGTTGTTATGATGAAGAGAATTTAATTGCAAAAGGTGAACATCAGCGTATTGAGGTAAATATAGCGGAATTTTTGAGTCAGGTGTAAGCATTTTCTTATCCTGTATTTTAAAGTTGTGCTAAACTAATTGATGGAGTGAAACAAATTGTTAAAGGCACAACGATTGTGTTGTTATTCACGATGGTTGGTGCTAATCAGAGGAGGAAGTCAAATGGCTAGAGAAATGACAGCTTTGAAATTTTATTTCCGTAATGGAGAAACTTGGACGATTAATCGTCGCTTTATCGGCGACTTATGGATTAAGCAAATTACTACAAGTTTTGGCCGCATCAATGGTAGTGAATTTGTTGAAATTCACCCATGTGCTGGATTTAAAATTGAAATTTATCCAGAAGGTGATCACGTTGCAACACATGATATTAATCTAGGTGGCTTAGAGTTAGGGATGTTTGCCCGTGCTTTGAAATATCAAGATATTGAACGGATGGAAATTTTATTTAAAGCTGGTAAACCAGATATGGTCTATTTCCCATATAAAGACAAAGATACAGAAGGTTTAGATAATGTATACCAAACAACTAAAGTAAGTGAACAGACAAAGAGTCTTTACATCGTAATTAACCCAGAACAAACAGTGGACGATGTTTACGGTGAGTTTTTCGAATAAAATAAGTAGTAAGCCATCTCACAAAAAGTATTTTTGTGAGATGTTTTTTG
The genomic region above belongs to Enterococcus saigonensis and contains:
- a CDS encoding thioesterase family protein encodes the protein MIQKNFTVTKDLTAKKVGSGGLAVLATPAVVQMVENTCFEYLQEKLDSTKTTVGVKFDVLHLKPSKNGATITVEAKLEQRKDRKSVFSFCCYDEENLIAKGEHQRIEVNIAEFLSQV
- a CDS encoding CCA tRNA nucleotidyltransferase, with protein sequence MRLTKLPEEFQLALPVMNQIERAGFEAYFVGGSVRDVLLGHKIHDVDIATSAFPAEIKAIFPRTIDIGIAHGTVLVLQHDEQYEVTTFRTESTYQDFRRPDQVEFVRSLTEDLKRRDFTINAFALKDDGEIVDLFDGLIDLQEHVLRAVGNPHERFHEDALRMMRGLRFVSQLGFSFENETFDAINENHALLEKISVERIYVEFDKLLLGKFRNQAVRFLVETECYLYCPGLRHYGEALLRFADLKPLIFTTSKQAWTVLVEQMGIGQNLIRPFLKKWKASNELIQKVQALHWGLKIRQEKPLTNWEIYQLGLKNSLAVEELVTFYNLTPDLEKIKNQYEALPIKQLRDLAINGNDLLQSIDLKPGKWLKEILGQLEYQVVTKDLKNDSKVLLDKAQELLQAGDDK